In Helianthus annuus cultivar XRQ/B chromosome 3, HanXRQr2.0-SUNRISE, whole genome shotgun sequence, a single window of DNA contains:
- the LOC110940141 gene encoding senescence-specific cysteine protease SAG39 → MARLSFNTLIVLVGLLVFGMWACEVTSRTLNEENMIQRHEQWMARYGRAYKDDLEKETRFKIFKNNVAYIEAFNNAGNRAYKLSVNEFADQTNEEFKATRNGFKFPSTPRSGQTTPFRYENVTAVPSSIDWRKKGAVTPIKDQGQCGSCWAFSTIAATEGITGITTGKLISLSEQELVDCDRSGEDQGCEGGYMDDGFDFIVKNKGINTEAAYPYEAADGTCNAKKEGVAAAKITGHEDVPANSEAALLKAVAMQPVSVAIDAGEADFQFYSSGVFNGTCGTELDHGVTAVGYGISDDGIKYWLVKNSWGTVWGEEGYIRMQRDVEAKEGLCGIAMMASYPTA, encoded by the exons ATGGCTCGTTTGTCGTTCAATACATTAATCGTCCTAGTAGGACTGCTTGTTTTTGGGATGTGGGCATGCGAAGTCACATCCCGAACTCTAAACGAAGAGAACATGATACAAAGGCACGAACAATGGATGGCACGCTACGGGCGTGCATATAAAGATGATTTGGAGAAAGAAACACGTTTCAAGATATTCAAGAACAATGTGGCCTACATAGAAGCATTCAACAATGCTGGCAATCGCGCCTATAAGCTTAGTGTTAATGAGTTTGCGGACCAAACAAATGAAGAGTTTAAGGCCACTCGTAATGGATTCAAGTTCCCATCCACACCAAGATCTGGTCAAACCACGCCCTTCAGGTATGAAAATGTGACCGCGGTTCCATCTAGCATTGATTGGAGGAAGAAAGGAGCCGTTACCCCGATCAAGGATCAAGGCCAATGCG GAAGCTGTTGGGCGTTTTCAACAATAGCTGCTACCGAAGGAATTACAGGAATCACCACGGGAAAACTGATTTCACTCTCTGAGCAAGAACTTGTGGACTGTGACAGGAGTGGTGAAGACCAAGGGTGTGAAGGCGGATACATGGATGATGGGTTTGATTTTATAGTAAAAAACAAAGGGATAAACACGGAGGCTGCATATCCTTACGAAGCAGCGGATGGAACTTGCAATGCAAAGAAAGAAGGTGTTGCTGCAGCCAAGATCACGGGACATGAGGATGTACCTGCCAACAGCGAGGCGGCACTGTTGAAGGCTGTGGCTATGCAGCCTGTCTCTGTTGCCATTGACGCGGGGGAGGCTGACTTCCAGTTTTACTCGAGTGGTGTTTTCAATGGAACTTGTGGTACTGAACTGGACCATGGGGTTACAGCTGTTGGGTATGGAATTAGCGATGATGGCATCAAGTACTGGCTCGTGAAGAACTCATGGGGCACGGTTTGGGGTGAAGAAGGATACATTAGGATGCAGAGAGATGTTGAAGCTAAAGAAGGGTTATGTGGAATTGCTATGATGGCTTCTTATCCAACCGCTTGA
- the LOC110940144 gene encoding LL-diaminopimelate aminotransferase, chloroplastic — MSVLNHNHVTPLSSSSSAIFAKNTFTGVRSQIVSVSSKKAGVCKCVATSPAEQTAYKTKVSRNGNIAKLQAGYLFPEIGRRKAAHMLKYPDAQVISLGIGDTTEPIPEVITSAMAKRALGLSTIEGYTGYGAEQGEKQLRAQLASTFYSNLGIEEDDIFVSDGAKSDISRLQVLFGSNVTMAVQDPSYPAYVDSSVIIGQTGEFQKDIEKFGNIEYMKCTPENDFFPDLSKVSRTDIIFFCSPNNPTGSAASREQLTKLVNFAKDNGSIIIYDSAYAMYVSGDTPKSIFEIPGAKEVAIETASFSKYAGFTGVRLGWTVVPKELKYSDGFPVAKDFNRIVCTGFNGASNIAQAGGLACLSPEGLQAMHEVVGFYKENTKIIVDTFTSLGFTVYGGIHAPYVWVHFPGRSSWDVFSEILEKTHVVTTPGSGFGPAGEGFVRVSAFGHRNNVLEACRRFKELYK, encoded by the exons ATGTCTGTTCTTAACCACAATCACGTAACCCCACTCTCATCCTCCTCATCCGCCATCTTCGCCAAAAACACCTTCACCGGCGTAAG GTCTCAGATTGTAAGTGTATCTTCCAAAAAGGCGGGGGTTTGTAAATGTGTGGCTACTTCTCCGGCTGAACAGACTG CTTACAAGACTAAAGTATCCCGCAATGGGAACATTGCTAAGCTTCAAGCTGGTTATCTCTTTCCAGAG ATTGGAAGAAGGAAGGCTGCGCACATGTTGAAATATCCCGATGCACAAGTGATAAGCCTTGGTATTGGTGATACCACCGAGCCCATTCCAGAAGTCATTACTTCTGCCATGGCtaag AGAGCACTTGGCTTATCTACCATTGAGGGTTACACTGGTTATGGAGCTGAACAAGGTGAAAAG CAACTGAGAGCTCAACTTGCTTCTACGTTTTATTCAAACCTTGGCATAGAGGAAGATGACATATTTGTATCTGATGGTGCAAAGTCTGACATTTCCCGCCTTCAG GTCTTATTCGGGTCTAATGTTACAATGGCGGTGCAAGATCCATCATATCCG GCTTATGTGGATTCAAGTGTGATTATCGGACAGACCGGGGAGTTCCAAAAGGATATCGAAAAATTCGGCAATATTGAATACATGAAGTGCACACCAGAGAATGATTTCTTTCCTGATTTATCAAAAGTTTCTCGAACCGACATCATATTTTTTTGCTCACCTAACAATCCAACAGGCTCTGCTGCATCCAGGGAGCAACTGACTAAATTAGTGAATTTTGCCAAGGACAACGGGTCCATTATAATTTACGATTCAGCGTATGCCATGTATGTGTCAGGTGACACCCCTAAATCTATCTTTGAAATCCCCGGAGCCAAAGAG GTTGCAATTGAAACCGCATCTTTCTCCAAGTACGCTGGATTTACCGGAGTTCGTTTAGGTTGGACTGTCGTCCCGAAAGAACTTAAATATTCAGATGGATTTCCTGTGGCTAAGGATTTCAACCGCATTGTTTGTACCGGCTTCAATGGCGCGTCAAACATTGCCCAAGCTGGTGGTCTTGCATGCCTTTCTCCTGAAGGTCTTCAG GCTATGCATGAAGTGGTTGGGTTCTACAAAGAGAACACAAAGATTATAGTGGATACATTTACTTCACTAGGTTTTACGGTATACGGAGGAATACACGCCCCATATGTGTGGGTCCACTTCCCGGGTCGAAGTTCATGGGATGTCTTCAGCGAGATACTCGAGAAGACCCATGTTGTGACCACACCTGGTAGTGGGTTCGGACCTGCGGGTGAAGGGTTCGTTAGGGTCAGCGCCTTTGGCCACAGGAACAACGTGTTGGAAGCCTGCAGGAGATTCAAGGAGCTCTACAAGTGA
- the LOC110940142 gene encoding L-type lectin-domain containing receptor kinase IX.1, translating into MVNGSNHLPFMAVTTSMFLSLITTILLLTPPYAATLSFQKAGFSPNDGDITYERDAYPSNNAIQLTTNQRDVTALVSIGRATYSEPLHLWDHGSRNLTDFSTRFTFTINSLNSSRYGDGLAFFLAPNGSTVSNNVTNSGTLGLTRNDEVLNSSTDPFVAVEFDVFQNAWDPKGEHVGIDISSMDSVRNVTWRSRIREGKTYEAVIRYDASLYTLSVVVTGFSKTDDTLHQRISYVVDLRDHLPEWVTFGFSGATGNTEVIHSIYTWDFSSNLNIDENTMNPNPDQETVANQGPGARPKPDKSKAGLVTGLVIGCVVLTGLGLALFMLRKNKKEFKTEDDDFVLDNEFEKGVGAKKFSYKELARATGNFAEQEKLGEGGFGGVYKGFIKEMDSYVAVKRVSRESHQGIKEYASEVKTISRLRHRNLVQLVGWCHEKKDLLLVYEFMLNGSLDTHLFDGKSMLKWPVRYQIAKGLASALLYLHAEWEQCVVHRDIKSSNVMLDSHFNAKLGDFGLARFVDHDKGSQTTVLAGTMGYMAPECVMTGQASRETDVYSFGVVALEIACGRKPMDLKAPKKHTRLVEWVWDLYGQGKVLEAADGRLEGDYDEKEMECLMVTGLWCAHPDSSFRPSVRQVINVLNLQSPLPGLPLKMPVPTYFTPSLNVHMSTTVSQSSLTQSSSYGYNTDSSK; encoded by the coding sequence ATGGTCAATGGTAGTAACCATCTCCCATTCATGGCTGTAACCACCTCCATGTTTCTTTCACTCATCACCACCATCCTCCTCCTTACACCACCTTACGCCGCTACATTATCGTTTCAAAAAGCAGGTTTCAGCCCGAACGACGGTGACATAACGTATGAAAGAGACGCATATCCTTCAAACAACGCCATCCAACTCACTACCAACCAGCGTGACGTTACTGCATTGGTTAGCATCGGTCGAGCCACTTACTCTGAGCCCTTGCACCTCTGGGACCATGGCTCACGCAACCTAACCGACTTCTCAACGCGGTTTACCTTCACCATCAACTCTCTCAACAGTTCAAGGTACGGTGATGGGCTTGCTTTCTTTCTTGCACCAAACGGCTCAACGGTTTCTAATAACGTCACAAATAGTGGCACACTGGGTCTCACTCGTAACGATGAGGTGTTAAACTCTAGTACCGACCCGTTTGTTGCTGTTGAGTTCGATGTTTTTCAGAATGCGTGGGACCCGAAAGGCGAACATGTCGGGATTGATATAAGTTCTATGGATTCAGTAAGGAATGTGACGTGGCGGAGTAGGATCAGAGAGGGTAAAACATACGAAGCAGTAATAAGGTATGATGCTAGTTTATATACCCTTAGTGTTGTGGTCACAGGTTTCAGCAAGACTGATGACACTCTGCACCAGCGGATTTCTTACGTCGTCGATTTGCGGGACCACTTGCCGGAGTGGGTCACGTTTGGATTTTCGGGTGCAACCGGGAACACTGAGGTTATACATAGTATATACACCTGGGATTTTAGTTCAAATCTTAATATAGATGAGAATACGATGAACCCGAACCCTGACCAGGAGACCGTGGCTAACCAGGGTCCCGGGGCTAGACCCAAACCGGATAAAAGTAAAGCGGGGTTAGTGACTGGTTTGGTGATCGGGTGTGTTGTGTTAACCGGTTTGGGTCTGGCATTGTTTATGTTGAGAAAGAACAAGAAAGAATTTAAAACTGAAGACGACGATTTTGTTTTGGATAATGAGTTTGAAAAGGGTGTCGGGGCGAAAAAGTTCTCGTACAAAGAACTGGCTCGAGCCACAGGTAACTTTGCGGAGCAAGAAAAGCTCGGTGAAGGTGGTTTTGGCGGAGTTTATAAAGGATTTATAAAGGAAATGGACTCGTATGTTGCGGTCAAGAGGGTGTCACGTGAGTCCCACCAAGGAATAAAGGAGTATGCGTCCGAAGTTAAAACCATTAGCCGATTGCGACACCGAAACTTGGTCCAGCTCGTGGGTTGGTGCCATGAAAAGAAAGATCTACTGTTGGTGTATGAGTTCATGCTAAACGGTAGCCTCGACACACATTTGTTTGATGGAAAAAGCATGTTAAAGTGGCCCGTGAGGTATCAAATCGCTAAAGGTTTGGCGTCTGCACTGCTTTATTTGCATGCCGAATGGGAGCAATGTGTGGTGCATCGGGACATCAAGTCGAGTAACGTCATGTTGGATTCACATTTCAACGCAAAACTAGGGGACTTTGGGCTGGCTAGATTTGTCGACCACGACAAGGGTTCACAAACAACCGTCTTGGCTGGAACCATGGGTTACATGGCTCCGGAATGTGTCATGACGGGCCAAGCCAGCCGAGAAACAGACGTGTACAGCTTTGGAGTTGTGGCACTAGAGATAGCATGTGGAAGAAAGCCGATGGACCTCAAGgcgccaaaaaaacatacaagaCTGGTGGAATGGGTTTGGGATCTTTACGGGCAAGGGAAGGTTCTAGAAGCAGCTGACGGTAGACTCGAGGGTGATTATGATGAGaaagaaatggaatgtttgaTGGTTACCGGACTTTGGTGTGCACATCCCGACAGCAGTTTTCGGCCTTCGGTTAGGCAAGTGATTAACGTTCTTAATTTACAGTCCCCGTTGCCCGGTTTACCGTTAAAGATGCCCGTTCCAACTTACTTCACCCCGTCTTTAAACGTGCATATGTCTACTACAGTTTCACAAAGCAGCCTGACACAGAGCTCAAGCTATGGCTATAACACTGATTCTTCAAAGTAA
- the LOC110940143 gene encoding uncharacterized protein LOC110940143: protein MEPNPQFDKYAKAKIEDPNLRLPKAMLKPNADMSTGELCYMKIFEDDLKKTKHLAEEIAAGAKLDRKVYRIRNMEILKAIGDAFEDMHQIHKASKATIGLLVDSESNLHRHSFIDLVGTVEQVKTAEELILDKILKTYQGPVFPVILMPPTVHGHEIILHVDKVARLLGENGSNALAIEVVSGAWLQVDDQPLAGCPKHERRVNVYGPKAHVFKAVSLIHSQVYEAGESLEAEDELEMLFKELSFDEMMAGMKSRNPQMADFVGAASASASGSGQTKGEKEQHVEDAKDKDKSEGEKLQQDEDVKVAEDKDESKGKAKQQHEEDVKEAVSGKASETKASVEQLD, encoded by the exons atggagCCAAATCCACAGTTCGACAAATATGCGAAGGCTAAAATCGAAGATCCGAATCTGAGATTGCCTAAAGCTATGCTCAAACCTAATGCTGATATGTCTACTGGTGAACTCTGCTATATGAAAATCTTCG AAGATGATCTCAAGAAAACTAAGCATCTAGCTGAGGAAATTGCTGCAGGAGCAAAACTAGATAGGAAAGTATACCGGATTCGTAATATGGAA ATTTTGAAAGCTATTGGAGATGCCTTTGAAGATATGCATCAAATTCACAAAGCCTCAAAAGCCACAATTGGGCTGTTAGTTGATTCTGAGTCTAATCTGCATCGTCATTCGTTTATTGACTTAGTGGGCACTGTCGAACAAGTTAAAACAGCAGAAGAACTCATCCTAGACAAAATCCTAAAG ACATATCAAGGCCCGGTTTTTCCAGTAATTCTGATGCCGCCAACTGTACATGGGCATGAAATCATACTCCACGTGGACAAG GTTGCGCGTCTCCTTGGAGAAAATGGCAGTAATGCGTTGGCAATTGAAGTAGTATCTGGTGCTTGGTTGCAG GTTGATGATCAACCTCTTGCTGGTTGTCCAAAACATGAGAGAAGAGTAAACGTATATGGTCCCAAGGCACATGTTTTCAAGGCTGTTTCGTTAATTCACTCACAAGTGTACGAG GCTGGGGAATCTCTTGAAGCAGAGGATGAGTTGGAGATGTTGTTTAAAGAACTCAGTTTTGACGAGATGATGGCAGGGATGAAATCTCGTAATCCTCAGATGGCTGATTTTGTGGGAGCTGCTTCTGCTTCTGCTTCGGGTTCTGGTCAAACAAAAGGAGAAAAGGAGCAACATGTTGAAGATGCTAAAGATAAAGATAAATCAGAAGGTGAAAAGCTGCAGCAGGATGAGGATGTCAAAGTAGCTGAAGATAAAGATGAATCGAAAGGCAAAGCGAAGCAGCAGCATGAGGAGGATGTTAAAGAAGCTGTTTCTGGCAAAGCATCTGAGACCAAGGCATCTGTTGAGCAGCTTGATTAA
- the LOC110940139 gene encoding uncharacterized protein LOC110940139 — protein MTKPKTQPAAGELCYKEIFEDDIWRAKHLAEELAAGAKLDRKAYRIRNTELFKAFEDMDRIHKVSKATIGVLTEAEADQHFQSFLDLLGTVEQVKTAKELILDKILETYVGPVFPVILMPPKVHKHDIRIHVDKVARLVGENGNNVLAIEVVSGAWLRVNNQPPADGPNYERIVNIYGPKTHVIRAVSLIHSQVYEPGECLEAEDELEMLFEELTFSEVMEGMESRIPQMDDLVRAAFASGSGSGSSSGQTEGEKLQQDVEVAEDKDESKGKKKQQDVKEAVSGEPKGSVDQLD, from the exons ATGACCAAACCTAAGACTCAGCCCGCCGCCGGTGAACTCTGCTATAAGGAAATATTCG AAGATGATATTTGGAGAGCTAAGCATCTAGCTGAGGAATTAGCTGCAGGAGCGAAACTAGATAGGAAAGCATACCGGATTCGTAATACAGAA CTTTTCAAAGCTTTTGAAGATATGGATCGGATTCACAAAGTCTCAAAAGCCACAATTGGGGTGTTAACTGAAGCTGAAGCTGATCAGCATTTTCAGTCGTTTCTTGACTTACTGGGTACTGTCGAACAAGTTAAAACGGCTAAAGAACTCATCCTAGACAAAATCCTAGAG ACATATGTAGGCCCGGTTTTTCCAGTAATTCTGATGCCACCAAAGGTACATAAGCATGATATCAGAATCCACGTGGACAAG GTTGCACGTCTCGTTGGAGAAAATGGCAATAATGTCTTGGCAATTGAAGTAGTATCTGGTGCTTGGTTGCGG GTTAATAATCAACCTCCTGCTGATGGTCCAAATTATGAGAGAATAGTGAACATATATGGTCCCAAGACACATGTTATCAGGGCTGTTTCGTTAATTCACTCACAAGTCTATGAG CCTGGGGAATGTCTTGAAGCAGAAGATGAGTTGGAGATGTTGTTTGAAGAACTTACTTTTAGTGAGGTGATGGAGGGTATGGAATCTCGTATTCCTCAGATGGATGACCTTGTGCGAGCTGCTTTTGCTTcgggttctggttctggttccaGTTCTGGTCAAACAGAAGGCGAAAAGCTGCAGCAGGATGTGGAAGTAGCTGAAGATAAAGATGAATCAAAAGGCAAAAAGAAGCAGCAGGATGTGAAAGAAGCTGTTTCTGGTGAGCCCAAGGGGTCTGTTGACCAGCTTGATTAA